A region from the Panicum hallii strain FIL2 chromosome 1, PHallii_v3.1, whole genome shotgun sequence genome encodes:
- the LOC112893895 gene encoding TBCC domain-containing protein 1-like isoform X1 has protein sequence MADETLDPPPDAAPSTPTPPVTPAALLRPRREAFEYGLLPIPKLIFPEGTLAQTLAQLKEKLAAAAGPGGRVGAAALAEALQIPQEQAALALGTLAAVLPGEDPALGDGAGDAAGADIRDVLLFLYIQSYKRLVPRNAHKDSPAVADVWPSTSAFDGYLSALSPIQLVRSNSRRFMPSQADEEIHQLSYLQKHMANILTLLADSVEGEGDDSLVLTMESFEHLGFLVQFSEGTSLSQAATFFANSDPDMPAAPVTAAHVLDWMSQNIASSLEYSAERSAAKESNQQTVSDLDVTMAEANTSHPRNSTPSSNPAYYRNVTFVEGFSKTSVVKHASDVKGNSIKVLNCHDSVIYILAPLKYATVYGCSDATVVLGAVGKAVKVEHCERVHIIAAAKRICIANCRECIFYLGVNHQPLVLGDNHKLQVAPFNTCYPQLRDHLMQVGVDPSINKWDQPFVLGVVDPHDSLSHPAGVSDVKAESATCLDPDLFTNFLIPSWFGDERQEPTSCNPFPLPEIYGAFQSKKRSALEDIQKTIRELQLDENRKRELATALHAQFKDWLYGLVWKTQFVFMGVTGNPFVSCPQLRAISASSTVYKVINHAMICTHKRNCTPARPFILCRLQNIRRLSKLTFPGEDFRQLTYPACSIHTRM, from the exons ATGGCCGACGAGACCCTCGACCCGCCGCCGGACGCGGCCCCATCGACGCCGACGCCTCCCGTCACCCCCGCGGCGCTGCTACGCCCGCGGCGGGAGGCGTTCGagtacggcctcctgcccatccCCAAGCTCATCTTCCCGGAGGGCACGCTGGCGCAGACCCTCGCGCAGCTCAAGGAGAAGCTCGCGGCCGCGGCGGGCCCCGGCGGGCGCGTGGGCGCCGCGGCGCTGGCGGAGGCGCTGCAGATCCCGCAGGAGCAGGCGGCGCTCGCGCTCGGCACGCTCGCGGCCGTGCTCCCCGGCGAGGACCCcgcgctcggggacggcgccggGGACGCCGCGGGCGCGGACATCCGCGACGTGCTGCTCTTCCTCTACATCCAGTCCTACAAGCGCCTCGTCCCGCGGAACGCGCACAAGGACTCGCCCGCCGTCGCGGACGTCTGGCCCTCCACCTCCGCGTTCGATGGGTACCTCTCCGCGCTCTCCCCGATCCAG CTTGTTCGCAGTAATAGCCGTCGTTTTATGCCTTCTCAAGCAGATGAAGAAATTCATCAGTTATCCTATCTGCAAAAGCATATGGCAAATATTCTTACTCTCTTGGCAGATTCTGTTGAGGGTGAGGGTGACGATTCTCTG GTATTGACAATGGAGAGTTTTGAGCACCTTGGATTTCTAGTTCAATTTTCAGAAGGAACTTCCTTAAGCCAGGCTGCTACATTTTTTGCGAACTCGGATCCAGACATGCCTGCTGCTCCTGTCACTGCAGCGCATGTTCTTGATTGGATGTCACAGAACATAGCTTCTTCACTGGAATATTCTGCTGAGAGGTCCGCAGCAAAGGAAAGCAACCAGCAAACTGTGTCTGATCTTGATGTAACCATGGCTGAGGCCAATACAAGTCATCCACGGAACAGCACACCAAGTTCCAATCCTGCATACTACAGAAATGTAACGTTTGTGGAGGGCTTTTCAAAAACCTCTGTTGTCAAGCATGCATCTGATGTCAAAGGGAATTCAATAAAG GTTCTGAACTGCCATGATTCTGTTATCTACATATTAGCACCGCTGAAGTATGCTACCGTGTACGGTTGTTCTGATGCTACTGTTGTTCTAGGTGCTGTTGGTAAG GCAGTAAAGGTGGAGCATTGTGAAAGAGTGCATATCATTGCAGCTGCAAAACGAATTTGTATTGCCAACTGTCGTGAGTGCATCTTCTACTTGGGAGTTAATCACCAACCTCTTGTTTTGGGGGACAACCATAAATTACAA GTTGCCCCATTCAATACATGCTACCCGCAGCTGCGGGATCATTTGATGCAAGTTGGTGTCGATCCCAGTATCAACAAATGGGACCAACCTTTTGTGTTGGGAGTTGTTGATCCACACGATTCATTATCCCATCCTGCTGGGGTTTCTGATGTTAAGGCTGAATCTGCTACATGTCTGGATCCTGATCTATTTACAAACTTTTTG ATTCCTAGTTGGTTTGGGGATGAAAGGCAAGAGCCCACAAGCTGCAATCCTTTCCCATTGCCTGAAATTTATGGGGCATTCCAAAGCAAAAAG CGTTCTGCTTTGGAAGATATTCAGAAGACCATTCGGGAGCTGCAGCTTGATGAGAATCGGAAAAGGGAATTAGCGACTGCCCTTCATGCACAGTTCAAGGATTGGTTATATG GTCTTGTCTGGAAAACTCAATTTGTTTTCATGGGAGTAACTGGAAATCCTTTTGTTTCATGTCCTCAGCTTCGGGCAATATCCGCCAGCTCTACTGTCTACAAGGTGATTAACCATGCAATGATTTGCACTCATAAACGGAATTGCACACCTGCAAGACCGTTTATCCTTTGCCGACTCCAAAACATTCGACGATTGTCGAAGCTGACCTTCCCCGGAGAAGATTTCCGCCAGCTCACCTACCCAGCATGTAGTATTCACACAAGGATGTAA
- the LOC112893895 gene encoding TBCC domain-containing protein 1-like isoform X2, with product MADETLDPPPDAAPSTPTPPVTPAALLRPRREAFEYGLLPIPKLIFPEGTLAQTLAQLKEKLAAAAGPGGRVGAAALAEALQIPQEQAALALGTLAAVLPGEDPALGDGAGDAAGADIRDVLLFLYIQSYKRLVPRNAHKDSPAVADVWPSTSAFDGYLSALSPIQLVRSNSRRFMPSQADEEIHQLSYLQKHMANILTLLADSVEGEGDDSLVLTMESFEHLGFLVQFSEGTSLSQAATFFANSDPDMPAAPVTAAHVLDWMSQNIASSLEYSAERSAAKESNQQTVSDLDVTMAEANTSHPRNSTPSSNPAYYRNVTFVEGFSKTSVVKHASDVKGNSIKVLNCHDSVIYILAPLKYATVYGCSDATVVLGAVGKAVKVEHCERVHIIAAAKRICIANCRECIFYLGVNHQPLVLGDNHKLQVAPFNTCYPQLRDHLMQVGVDPSINKWDQPFVLGVVDPHDSLSHPAGVSDVKAESATCLDPDLFTNFLIPSWFGDERQEPTSCNPFPLPEIYGAFQSKKRSALEDIQKTIRELQLDENRKRELATALHAQFKDWLYASGNIRQLYCLQGD from the exons ATGGCCGACGAGACCCTCGACCCGCCGCCGGACGCGGCCCCATCGACGCCGACGCCTCCCGTCACCCCCGCGGCGCTGCTACGCCCGCGGCGGGAGGCGTTCGagtacggcctcctgcccatccCCAAGCTCATCTTCCCGGAGGGCACGCTGGCGCAGACCCTCGCGCAGCTCAAGGAGAAGCTCGCGGCCGCGGCGGGCCCCGGCGGGCGCGTGGGCGCCGCGGCGCTGGCGGAGGCGCTGCAGATCCCGCAGGAGCAGGCGGCGCTCGCGCTCGGCACGCTCGCGGCCGTGCTCCCCGGCGAGGACCCcgcgctcggggacggcgccggGGACGCCGCGGGCGCGGACATCCGCGACGTGCTGCTCTTCCTCTACATCCAGTCCTACAAGCGCCTCGTCCCGCGGAACGCGCACAAGGACTCGCCCGCCGTCGCGGACGTCTGGCCCTCCACCTCCGCGTTCGATGGGTACCTCTCCGCGCTCTCCCCGATCCAG CTTGTTCGCAGTAATAGCCGTCGTTTTATGCCTTCTCAAGCAGATGAAGAAATTCATCAGTTATCCTATCTGCAAAAGCATATGGCAAATATTCTTACTCTCTTGGCAGATTCTGTTGAGGGTGAGGGTGACGATTCTCTG GTATTGACAATGGAGAGTTTTGAGCACCTTGGATTTCTAGTTCAATTTTCAGAAGGAACTTCCTTAAGCCAGGCTGCTACATTTTTTGCGAACTCGGATCCAGACATGCCTGCTGCTCCTGTCACTGCAGCGCATGTTCTTGATTGGATGTCACAGAACATAGCTTCTTCACTGGAATATTCTGCTGAGAGGTCCGCAGCAAAGGAAAGCAACCAGCAAACTGTGTCTGATCTTGATGTAACCATGGCTGAGGCCAATACAAGTCATCCACGGAACAGCACACCAAGTTCCAATCCTGCATACTACAGAAATGTAACGTTTGTGGAGGGCTTTTCAAAAACCTCTGTTGTCAAGCATGCATCTGATGTCAAAGGGAATTCAATAAAG GTTCTGAACTGCCATGATTCTGTTATCTACATATTAGCACCGCTGAAGTATGCTACCGTGTACGGTTGTTCTGATGCTACTGTTGTTCTAGGTGCTGTTGGTAAG GCAGTAAAGGTGGAGCATTGTGAAAGAGTGCATATCATTGCAGCTGCAAAACGAATTTGTATTGCCAACTGTCGTGAGTGCATCTTCTACTTGGGAGTTAATCACCAACCTCTTGTTTTGGGGGACAACCATAAATTACAA GTTGCCCCATTCAATACATGCTACCCGCAGCTGCGGGATCATTTGATGCAAGTTGGTGTCGATCCCAGTATCAACAAATGGGACCAACCTTTTGTGTTGGGAGTTGTTGATCCACACGATTCATTATCCCATCCTGCTGGGGTTTCTGATGTTAAGGCTGAATCTGCTACATGTCTGGATCCTGATCTATTTACAAACTTTTTG ATTCCTAGTTGGTTTGGGGATGAAAGGCAAGAGCCCACAAGCTGCAATCCTTTCCCATTGCCTGAAATTTATGGGGCATTCCAAAGCAAAAAG CGTTCTGCTTTGGAAGATATTCAGAAGACCATTCGGGAGCTGCAGCTTGATGAGAATCGGAAAAGGGAATTAGCGACTGCCCTTCATGCACAGTTCAAGGATTGGTTATATG CTTCGGGCAATATCCGCCAGCTCTACTGTCTACAAGGTGATTAA